The Chloroflexota bacterium genome has a window encoding:
- a CDS encoding alcohol dehydrogenase catalytic domain-containing protein, which yields MKALVLNAEWKPREGYILSDFERQTGKAITGSSVWRNPQLKVREVERPIPGPDQVLIRVKACGVCGSDIHFYETDEQGYILYPGLTKFPTILGHEFSGVVAEVGKQVKGLVPGDMVTAEEMIWCGYCTPCRNGFPNHCENLEEIGFTIPGAFAQYIAIGAKYCWKINDYKTIFESEEKAYEAGALTEPTCVTYNAMFERAGGFRPGAYVVVFGTGPIGLAAVGLAEAAGAGKIIAFEVSPQRRELAKKVGADYAYDPRQVKPSEAIMDLTGGQGADLFVEAAGAPHLTVPEMEKSLAINGKIVQIGRAAQRVPIYLETFQVRRGQIYGSQGHSGHGNFPNVIRLVASGRLDLTPIITARYDLDHVVDAIAQSGARQHGKIIVKPD from the coding sequence ATGAAGGCACTAGTGCTCAATGCAGAGTGGAAACCCAGAGAAGGGTACATTCTCTCGGATTTCGAGCGCCAAACGGGGAAAGCCATCACTGGCAGCAGTGTTTGGCGAAACCCCCAGCTGAAGGTTCGGGAGGTGGAGCGGCCAATTCCCGGGCCAGACCAGGTTCTGATTCGGGTGAAGGCTTGCGGTGTCTGTGGTTCGGATATCCATTTCTATGAGACGGATGAGCAGGGTTATATCCTCTATCCCGGACTCACCAAATTCCCCACTATTCTGGGGCACGAGTTCTCCGGCGTGGTCGCAGAGGTAGGCAAGCAAGTGAAAGGCTTGGTGCCTGGTGATATGGTCACTGCCGAGGAAATGATCTGGTGTGGTTATTGTACCCCATGCCGTAACGGGTTCCCCAATCATTGCGAAAACCTGGAGGAGATTGGTTTCACCATCCCCGGCGCATTTGCCCAGTACATCGCTATTGGTGCCAAGTACTGCTGGAAGATCAACGATTATAAAACCATCTTCGAAAGCGAAGAGAAAGCCTACGAAGCAGGCGCTTTGACCGAGCCCACATGCGTCACCTACAATGCCATGTTTGAGCGCGCTGGAGGCTTTCGGCCAGGTGCCTATGTTGTTGTGTTTGGCACAGGGCCCATTGGACTGGCCGCGGTGGGTTTAGCCGAAGCAGCCGGCGCTGGGAAGATTATTGCCTTCGAGGTTTCCCCGCAGCGACGGGAACTGGCCAAGAAAGTTGGGGCGGACTATGCGTACGATCCCAGGCAAGTTAAGCCAAGCGAAGCGATCATGGACCTGACCGGGGGACAAGGGGCTGACTTATTTGTAGAGGCTGCTGGTGCTCCTCACTTGACCGTGCCGGAGATGGAGAAAAGCCTGGCCATCAACGGTAAGATCGTGCAAATTGGCCGTGCGGCGCAACGGGTGCCGATTTATCTCGAGACGTTCCAGGTGCGGCGTGGGCAAATCTATGGCTCACAGGGTCATTCCGGCCATGGCAATTTCCCCAATGTCATTCGTCTAGTGGCTTCTGGCCGGTTGGACCTGACGCCTATTATCACGGCGCGCTATGACCTTGACCACGTGGTAGATGCCATTGCCCAATCTGGCGCACGGCAGCATGGCAAGATCATAGTAAAGCCGGATTAG